The following are from one region of the Nitrospirota bacterium genome:
- a CDS encoding cytochrome P460 family protein has translation MPWAAGGDVRYHITIHKPYKKWAKWPGKGEMYKGKEPHGAFLTAYVNEIALDSIKKAKGMADDSIIVKENYDANKQLAAVTVMYKVKGYNPEGNDWFWVKYDPKFNILAEGKVEDCIKCHASVKDNDYIFSGKVTGK, from the coding sequence ATGCCGTGGGCTGCCGGCGGAGACGTGCGTTATCACATCACTATTCACAAGCCGTACAAGAAGTGGGCAAAGTGGCCGGGCAAGGGAGAAATGTATAAGGGCAAAGAACCGCATGGCGCATTTCTTACGGCTTATGTAAATGAAATTGCGCTTGATTCAATAAAAAAAGCAAAAGGAATGGCAGACGATTCAATAATCGTGAAAGAGAACTATGACGCAAATAAACAACTTGCAGCCGTGACAGTTATGTATAAAGTAAAAGGCTATAACCCTGAAGGCAACGACTGGTTCTGGGTAAAATATGATCCTAAATTTAACATCCTTGCAGAGGGAAAAGTCGAAGATTGTATAAAATGCCACGCTTCGGTAAAAGATAACGATTATATCTTTTCAGGCAAGGTGACGGGGAAATAA